A DNA window from Pirellulales bacterium contains the following coding sequences:
- a CDS encoding FAD-dependent oxidoreductase, which yields MRDLDSFRVAIIGSGPSGFYAAEALLQSMPDVAIDLIERLPVPFGLVRYGVAPDHQKLKEVTRVFTALASDSRVNFIGNVAVGVDVTVEELLPLYDSVIVACGASADRRMSIPGEELTGCCSAVDFVGWYNGHPDHCHHHFDLSGEAAVIVGQGNVAIDICRVLAKSVDDLRKTDIAEHALETLASSKVKKIVIMGRRGPAQMKFTAKELRELGSLAGWDIQVSPDDLSLDAVSAAEIAAPHMLVSARNVKFLEECSSKPRSNDRVIEFRFLRSPVEVLGRDAVRGLLLRKNSLAGAPFQQQAVPLNETEIVEAQSVFRSIGYRGVPVAGLPFDASKGVIPNNCGRVIGNHSRIYVTGWIKRGPTGIIGTNRVDSIETVASLSADRARMTGRVREGAPRLENILTDRGVRPTSFDEWRRIDAEELRRGQRSGRVRSKITSIHELVAVAAAGPQTNVGRGGETSDQPALTA from the coding sequence TCGGTCTTGTTCGATACGGGGTTGCGCCCGATCATCAGAAGCTCAAAGAGGTCACGCGAGTCTTTACGGCTCTTGCCTCGGATAGTCGCGTCAATTTCATCGGCAATGTAGCCGTAGGCGTCGACGTCACGGTCGAGGAGCTTCTGCCGTTATACGACTCTGTCATTGTCGCTTGCGGCGCCAGCGCCGATCGGCGGATGTCCATACCCGGTGAGGAACTGACCGGTTGTTGTTCAGCCGTTGACTTTGTCGGCTGGTACAACGGTCACCCTGATCACTGTCATCACCATTTCGATCTGTCCGGCGAAGCCGCTGTTATCGTAGGGCAGGGAAACGTAGCGATAGATATCTGCCGAGTTTTGGCTAAGAGCGTCGACGATCTCAGAAAGACCGATATTGCCGAACACGCACTCGAAACTCTCGCTTCATCTAAAGTAAAAAAAATCGTCATCATGGGACGTCGCGGCCCAGCTCAGATGAAGTTTACGGCCAAGGAATTGCGTGAACTAGGGTCGCTGGCGGGCTGGGATATTCAAGTATCGCCGGACGATTTGTCGCTTGACGCAGTAAGCGCGGCTGAAATCGCCGCTCCCCATATGTTGGTAAGTGCGCGCAACGTAAAATTTCTCGAAGAGTGTTCTTCGAAGCCCCGGTCCAATGATCGTGTAATTGAATTCCGTTTTCTGCGATCGCCTGTTGAAGTTCTGGGGCGGGACGCCGTTCGTGGTCTCTTGCTTCGCAAAAATTCACTTGCCGGCGCACCCTTTCAACAACAAGCGGTGCCACTCAATGAGACCGAAATTGTCGAGGCTCAATCCGTGTTTCGCAGCATCGGATACAGAGGCGTGCCGGTTGCAGGACTACCGTTTGACGCCTCGAAGGGAGTAATCCCTAACAACTGTGGGCGCGTAATCGGTAATCACTCCCGGATTTATGTGACCGGATGGATCAAGCGGGGTCCAACCGGCATCATTGGCACCAATCGGGTCGATAGCATTGAGACCGTCGCCAGCCTGTCCGCTGATCGGGCGAGGATGACTGGCCGCGTACGCGAAGGCGCTCCTAGGTTGGAGAACATACTCACAGACCGGGGCGTTCGTCCGACCAGCTTCGACGAATGGCGCCGGATCGACGCCGAGGAACTGCGCCGTGGTCAGCGATCGGGCCGCGTTAGATCAAAGATAACCAGTATTCACGAGCTCGTAGCCGTCGCGGCCGCCGGGCCGCAGACGAACGTCGGTCGAGGCGGGGAAACAAGCGATCAACCGGCCTTGACGGCCTGA